One part of the Tunicatimonas pelagia genome encodes these proteins:
- a CDS encoding serine hydrolase domain-containing protein: MTNLVLLHFIALFFGCQNPESIDAYLTQKHQEGKLNGNVLVIKDGETVYEKSFGYADGSKTTLLTEDYRFNIGSVYKEFPAVAIMQLVEKGQIKVDENIAKYIPELPKWSQEVTIKHLLQYSSGLPRIDWGSYFSQGINVTEAEIMDEIKNIEILDFEPGTDYLYTNNSPILLIKIVENVTNTNFNKYVTENIFIPYDMPSTVIKDQYPYEDRSLMAVPFDDEFDEDDYKLAVSGILFSSTARDLANWFQQLGYFEIVSEESVRFLSQEAKAGDNIQAPLGRCDWEDDEIIEHLHHGSSGNYECVVRRFKQEGITIAILTNQKHGNVNELSEEIYKIMKRNI, translated from the coding sequence ATGACCAACCTCGTTCTTCTTCATTTCATCGCGCTATTCTTCGGATGTCAGAATCCAGAAAGCATTGACGCTTATCTTACTCAGAAACATCAGGAAGGAAAGCTAAATGGAAATGTATTAGTGATTAAAGACGGAGAGACCGTTTACGAAAAGTCATTCGGATACGCTGACGGCTCAAAAACTACTTTACTCACTGAAGATTATCGCTTCAACATCGGGTCGGTTTATAAGGAATTCCCAGCGGTAGCTATTATGCAGTTGGTGGAAAAGGGGCAAATCAAGGTAGATGAAAATATCGCTAAGTACATTCCTGAATTACCCAAATGGTCACAGGAAGTGACGATAAAGCATTTATTACAATACTCCAGTGGGCTACCCAGAATTGATTGGGGATCGTATTTCAGCCAGGGGATCAACGTGACTGAGGCTGAAATAATGGACGAAATTAAGAACATCGAGATCCTTGACTTTGAACCAGGTACCGATTACCTCTATACCAATAACAGCCCTATTCTGCTCATCAAAATAGTTGAGAATGTTACCAACACGAATTTCAATAAATATGTAACTGAAAATATATTCATTCCTTACGACATGCCAAGCACGGTCATCAAAGATCAATACCCTTATGAAGATAGATCATTAATGGCCGTACCTTTCGATGATGAGTTCGATGAGGATGATTATAAACTAGCGGTGAGTGGAATACTATTCAGTAGTACCGCTCGCGACCTAGCCAATTGGTTTCAGCAACTAGGATATTTTGAGATCGTGAGTGAAGAGTCGGTCAGATTTCTTTCCCAAGAAGCTAAAGCGGGTGATAATATTCAGGCACCACTAGGTCGCTGCGATTGGGAAGATGACGAAATTATTGAGCACCTCCACCACGGTTCTAGCGGTAATTACGAGTGCGTAGTCCGAAGATTCAAGCAAGAAGGAATTACTATCGCTATTCTAACCAATCAGAAGCATGGAAACGTGAACGAACTATCTGAGGAGATCTATAAGATTATGAAAAGGAATATTTGA
- a CDS encoding glycoside hydrolase family 5 protein, translating into MKVAYYLLFAILIACQNATTDEPDESVGSNYGEFTLHKGTNISHWLSQSSRRGTERQAFFTQDDVEYLAGLGFDHLRIPIDEEQMFDEAGNPEPEAFELLTNALDWCQKENLRAIVDLHILRSHHFNEDEKPLWTEPAAQEKFMDLWRVLSDSLNFYPTGMLAYELMNEPVADDPENWNQLVARAVRVIREQEPDRVIVIGSNRWQSVDTFDELKVPENDPNILLSFHFYKPFLLTHYQASWTNIANYEGPVHYPGPIVTEAEFDTLPNTQKAYVEERMHTYHRDTLEKMMAKPMRVAQELNLPLYCGEWGVITSAPQEDRLRWYQDMIDIFEENGIAYANWDYKSGNFGLVTNEGEPNEDLVEIVASSP; encoded by the coding sequence ATGAAAGTCGCTTACTATCTTCTTTTCGCAATATTAATCGCCTGCCAGAATGCTACCACTGATGAACCGGACGAGTCAGTCGGTAGCAATTATGGTGAATTCACCTTGCATAAAGGCACCAATATTTCCCACTGGTTATCGCAGAGTAGCCGTAGAGGGACTGAACGCCAAGCGTTTTTCACCCAGGATGATGTAGAATATCTAGCCGGACTGGGTTTTGATCATCTGCGGATTCCGATTGACGAAGAGCAAATGTTTGACGAAGCGGGTAACCCTGAACCCGAAGCCTTTGAGCTACTAACAAATGCCCTGGATTGGTGCCAGAAAGAGAATCTGCGAGCGATTGTTGATCTACATATTCTGCGCTCCCATCATTTTAACGAAGACGAAAAACCGCTGTGGACTGAACCTGCTGCCCAGGAAAAATTTATGGACTTATGGCGAGTACTGTCAGATTCATTAAACTTCTACCCTACCGGAATGCTGGCCTACGAACTGATGAATGAACCCGTTGCCGATGATCCCGAAAACTGGAATCAACTGGTAGCCCGGGCAGTGCGGGTAATTCGGGAGCAGGAACCAGATCGAGTGATTGTAATTGGTAGTAACCGATGGCAAAGCGTTGATACCTTTGACGAACTTAAAGTACCAGAAAATGATCCTAACATTCTGCTAAGCTTTCATTTTTACAAACCATTTTTACTTACCCATTACCAAGCCAGTTGGACCAATATTGCCAACTACGAAGGTCCGGTACACTACCCCGGTCCTATCGTAACCGAAGCTGAGTTTGATACACTACCTAATACCCAAAAAGCCTACGTCGAAGAGCGAATGCACACTTACCACCGTGATACACTGGAAAAAATGATGGCGAAACCGATGCGCGTAGCTCAAGAATTAAATCTCCCCCTCTACTGCGGTGAGTGGGGCGTAATCACCTCTGCCCCTCAGGAAGACCGCCTGCGCTGGTACCAGGATATGATCGACATTTTTGAAGAAAACGGTATCGCCTACGCCAATTGGGACTACAAAAGCGGCAATTTCGGCCTAGTAACTAATGAGGGAGAGCCTAATGAAGATTTGGTAGAGATTGTAGCATCTAGTCCGTAA
- a CDS encoding glycosyltransferase family 2 protein produces MNTRISILMSVRDTEQYLPACLDSIVVQTYANWELVAVNNDSSDRSKEILMEYSQKDSRIRVYDTDRIGLIPALQTSYRHAQGTLVTRMDSDDIMPPDKLEVMHCTWQQYGKGTVVAGGTKYFMDGGEVGGGFRRYERWLNQIAKDQTYYEEIYRECVIPSQCWLVHRDDFNAAKGFAPEVYPEDYDLCFRFYQQKLRVVGIDKILNYCRDRPDRTSRNDDNYQDNRFFDLKIRYFYELDRDFSRPLVLWGAGRKGKDLAKLLLKYENHFHWVCNNSRKIGKEVYGVNLEPTEVVAKLDRPQILVAVTSPPMLPEIQKQLTSWGKQPMRDFWFFA; encoded by the coding sequence TTGAACACTCGTATTTCCATCCTTATGTCCGTGCGAGACACTGAGCAGTATCTGCCAGCCTGCTTGGATTCTATTGTGGTGCAAACGTATGCTAATTGGGAGTTGGTGGCGGTGAATAACGATTCTTCGGATCGCTCAAAAGAAATACTGATGGAGTATAGCCAAAAAGATTCTCGCATCCGGGTGTATGATACTGATCGAATCGGGCTGATTCCGGCACTGCAAACTTCTTATCGTCACGCTCAAGGAACGCTAGTAACTCGAATGGATTCGGATGATATTATGCCACCTGATAAGCTAGAAGTGATGCATTGCACTTGGCAGCAATACGGCAAGGGAACAGTGGTGGCCGGAGGTACTAAATATTTTATGGATGGTGGCGAGGTAGGCGGTGGCTTTCGGCGGTACGAGCGGTGGCTGAATCAGATTGCGAAAGATCAAACCTATTACGAAGAGATTTACCGCGAGTGTGTGATTCCCTCCCAGTGCTGGCTGGTACACCGGGATGATTTTAACGCAGCGAAAGGCTTTGCACCCGAAGTATACCCAGAGGACTATGATTTGTGTTTTCGATTCTATCAGCAGAAACTGCGCGTGGTGGGAATTGATAAAATTCTGAATTATTGTCGTGATCGCCCGGATCGTACCTCTCGCAACGATGATAACTATCAGGATAATCGTTTCTTTGATCTTAAAATTCGCTACTTCTACGAGCTTGATCGTGATTTTAGTCGCCCATTAGTGCTTTGGGGAGCCGGACGAAAAGGGAAAGATCTGGCTAAGCTGTTGCTAAAGTATGAGAATCACTTTCATTGGGTATGTAATAATTCTCGGAAGATAGGAAAAGAAGTCTATGGGGTAAATCTAGAGCCTACCGAAGTAGTAGCGAAGTTAGACCGTCCGCAAATTCTGGTAGCGGTTACCTCGCCACCAATGCTACCCGAAATACAGAAGCAGTTAACTAGCTGGGGAAAACAGCCAATGCGGGATTTCTGGTTTTTTGCCTAA
- a CDS encoding solute:sodium symporter family transporter: MQILLSFLGFTAFVAFYSWYRLRKESLSSRDGYFLGGRSLTGVVIAGSMLLTNISTEHLIGLNGSAYKNGFIIIAWEVTSALALIVAALFFIPTFLKMGLTTIPQYLEERFDSMTRTLVALFLMVSFVVTLLPIVLFTGAINLESIFDVSGVLGVSQNEGLWITVVVIGLIGSGYAIFGGLKAVAYSDTINGIGLFIGGLAVPILALLDIGDGNMFTGLSRVYENSPEKFSVIGSSDSVLPFSTLFTGLIINQLYFWGMNQTIIQRAFGAKNLKEAQKGLLYTGVLKTLVPLIIVLPGVIAYYYFGDQFYDNQDIIYPELIKKVLPLSFVGFFAAVVMGAVLSTFNSVLNSSATIFSVGIYQRLLNTSATDRQLVRVGKMCSALLALVAIVAAPLVARAPEGLYQLLQQLNGIFFIPIASIMLAGLFIPRISATGAKAALFVGLLFYILTTFIFQVDIHFVHIWGIEFLLNMAVMFGVSHFYPNTRPPWSSDKTILDIQPWKYAKPFSIVLTIVIIALYIWLGQ; this comes from the coding sequence ATGCAAATTCTACTTTCCTTTTTGGGCTTTACGGCCTTTGTCGCTTTTTATTCTTGGTACCGCCTCCGTAAAGAATCGCTTTCTTCCCGCGACGGCTATTTTCTAGGTGGGCGTAGCCTGACCGGAGTGGTAATTGCCGGATCGATGTTGCTAACTAATATCTCTACCGAGCATCTGATTGGCCTGAACGGGTCAGCCTATAAAAATGGGTTCATCATTATTGCCTGGGAGGTTACTTCCGCTTTAGCGTTAATTGTAGCAGCACTGTTCTTCATTCCTACTTTCTTGAAAATGGGATTGACCACGATTCCTCAGTATCTGGAGGAGCGGTTCGATAGCATGACCCGTACACTGGTAGCCCTGTTTCTGATGGTTTCCTTCGTAGTCACGCTGCTGCCGATTGTGCTATTTACTGGGGCAATTAATCTGGAAAGTATTTTTGATGTATCGGGTGTGTTGGGAGTATCTCAAAACGAAGGGTTGTGGATTACGGTAGTGGTGATTGGATTGATCGGTTCAGGGTACGCTATTTTCGGTGGGTTGAAGGCCGTAGCTTATTCGGATACGATTAATGGAATCGGGTTATTCATCGGCGGTTTAGCCGTTCCAATATTAGCTCTGCTGGATATTGGAGATGGCAATATGTTCACGGGTTTATCTCGGGTTTATGAAAACAGTCCAGAGAAATTCAGTGTGATTGGGTCATCAGACTCAGTATTGCCGTTTAGCACGTTGTTTACGGGTTTAATCATCAATCAGCTCTACTTCTGGGGAATGAATCAAACAATTATTCAGCGGGCCTTTGGAGCTAAAAACTTGAAAGAAGCCCAGAAAGGGTTGTTATACACTGGGGTGCTGAAAACGTTGGTGCCGCTCATCATTGTGCTACCCGGTGTCATTGCTTACTACTATTTCGGTGATCAGTTCTATGACAATCAGGATATTATTTACCCCGAACTCATTAAAAAAGTGCTGCCTCTGAGCTTCGTTGGTTTTTTTGCGGCGGTAGTAATGGGAGCAGTCCTTAGTACTTTTAATAGTGTGCTCAACAGTTCGGCTACAATTTTTAGTGTAGGTATCTATCAACGACTGCTGAATACTTCAGCTACTGATCGGCAGCTTGTTCGGGTGGGGAAGATGTGTTCGGCTTTGTTAGCCTTGGTAGCAATTGTAGCAGCACCGCTAGTAGCACGGGCTCCAGAAGGATTATACCAACTATTGCAACAGTTGAATGGTATTTTCTTCATTCCCATTGCTTCTATCATGCTGGCTGGACTGTTTATTCCCCGTATTTCGGCTACCGGAGCGAAAGCGGCATTGTTTGTAGGACTATTGTTTTACATTCTTACAACGTTTATTTTTCAGGTAGATATTCACTTTGTGCATATCTGGGGTATTGAATTTCTGTTGAATATGGCAGTGATGTTTGGGGTGTCTCATTTTTATCCGAACACCCGCCCGCCTTGGTCATCAGATAAAACTATTTTGGATATACAACCCTGGAAGTACGCAAAACCGTTTAGTATCGTATTAACCATTGTGATTATTGCTTTGTATATTTGGTTAGGACAATAA
- a CDS encoding inositol oxygenase family protein — protein sequence MKDTKPTLDIEELWEEDLRERYPKSGEKKKEEFRNYDNPDRDTVREFYRLNHTYQSYDFVLAKEAEYKKLQKRKMTLWEAVEFLNTLIDDSDPDIDLDQTQHLLQTSEAIRADGHPDWFVLTGFLHDLGKILCLFGEPQWAVVGDTFPVGCQFSNKIVYPEFFQDNPDIDDDRYNTKYGVYEPNCGLDNVHMSWGHDEYLYTAMKDYMPESALYIMRYHSFYAQHREGAYDHLMNEHDHKMFKWVEKFNPYDLYTKSPQAPNVAELRPYYEDLASKYLPDTIAF from the coding sequence ATGAAAGACACAAAACCAACATTAGATATAGAAGAATTGTGGGAAGAAGATTTACGGGAGCGTTATCCCAAAAGCGGAGAGAAGAAAAAGGAAGAGTTTCGCAACTACGATAATCCTGATCGGGACACGGTGCGGGAATTTTACCGTCTTAACCATACTTACCAATCTTACGACTTTGTGCTAGCAAAAGAAGCTGAGTACAAGAAGCTGCAAAAGCGGAAGATGACCCTTTGGGAAGCGGTTGAGTTTTTAAATACACTCATTGACGATTCTGACCCCGATATTGATCTGGATCAGACCCAACATCTGCTGCAAACCTCTGAGGCGATACGAGCCGATGGTCACCCTGACTGGTTTGTACTGACGGGTTTTCTGCACGATCTGGGTAAGATTCTCTGTTTGTTTGGCGAACCCCAGTGGGCGGTAGTGGGCGATACTTTTCCGGTAGGTTGTCAATTTTCCAACAAGATTGTGTATCCTGAATTCTTTCAAGATAATCCTGATATTGATGATGATCGCTACAATACCAAGTACGGAGTGTACGAACCTAACTGCGGGTTAGATAACGTACATATGTCATGGGGGCATGATGAGTATTTGTACACCGCGATGAAAGATTATATGCCGGAGTCCGCACTCTACATTATGCGTTACCACTCGTTCTACGCCCAACATCGGGAAGGAGCTTACGATCATCTGATGAATGAGCACGATCATAAGATGTTTAAGTGGGTAGAAAAATTTAATCCTTACGATCTGTATACCAAATCTCCTCAAGCGCCCAACGTAGCCGAACTACGACCCTACTACGAAGACTTAGCTTCCAAGTATCTTCCTGATACTATCGCTTTCTGA
- a CDS encoding PadR family transcriptional regulator — protein MKESRLGDFEETVLLLVGILGESAYAFKLAEEFESQTGRSVSIGAVHSTLSRLEDKGFLTSEMGQATAERGGRRKRIYTITAYGQRALEISRDLKVSLWRQFPPFATDYNVRIRIQEI, from the coding sequence ATGAAAGAATCTCGTCTGGGCGACTTTGAAGAAACAGTTTTACTGTTAGTAGGAATTTTAGGCGAGAGCGCCTATGCCTTCAAGCTAGCCGAAGAATTTGAATCTCAAACTGGTCGCTCGGTTTCCATTGGCGCGGTACATTCTACGCTAAGCCGTTTAGAAGATAAAGGCTTTCTCACTTCTGAAATGGGACAGGCTACTGCCGAACGGGGTGGACGCCGTAAACGCATTTATACCATCACTGCCTACGGTCAGCGTGCCCTAGAAATCTCTCGCGACCTGAAAGTATCACTATGGAGACAGTTTCCACCATTTGCTACTGACTATAATGTCAGAATCAGGATTCAAGAGATTTAA
- a CDS encoding GxxExxY protein, which translates to MTDEINDPLTYKIIGCAMKVHRTLGNGFQEVIYQRCLAIEMEKQELGFTRELEMPIFYEDIQVGTRRADFVVENQVIVELKAIIQLEDVHLAQALNYLQAYKIDKGLLINFGARSLEVKRLFSKAHKAKN; encoded by the coding sequence GTGACGGACGAAATTAATGACCCTCTGACATATAAAATTATTGGATGTGCAATGAAAGTACATCGTACTTTAGGCAATGGATTCCAGGAAGTGATTTATCAAAGGTGTTTGGCTATTGAAATGGAGAAGCAGGAGCTAGGGTTTACTCGCGAACTAGAGATGCCTATTTTCTATGAAGACATACAAGTAGGTACAAGAAGGGCTGACTTTGTGGTAGAGAATCAGGTGATAGTTGAACTGAAGGCTATCATACAACTAGAAGACGTTCATCTGGCGCAAGCTCTCAATTATCTGCAAGCTTACAAGATTGATAAAGGGCTACTTATCAATTTTGGAGCAAGAAGCCTCGAGGTTAAGCGTCTATTTAGCAAAGCACATAAAGCAAAGAATTGA
- a CDS encoding ABC transporter permease — MNPDPDNLPPQLTQRFLRWFLREELAEEVEGDLEEKFYQTLEEHSLARARRNYWYQVFHYLRPFAIKNLTSLHHPTQYAMFNHFVKISWRNLLKNRGYSLINIGGLGVGMAVALLIGLWIHYETNIDSFHENLDRIGIIRKHTLFNDTKDTQLFVPLPLYEVLGSDYPEIKHITRFKGGSVSLMAEERKVRQTGQYVDPDFLDMFSFPLIQGNRATALNDPKSIILTESLAKTLFGNDDPMGKIVRINNEYDAQVTGVISDIPENSFFSYITFLAPFEYNLANSYLQRYRDDWGSNVIWTFLEMNEGVSMDVFSDKISLINRENDPKSPEQKLSIQPFGEFHLYGEYENWENAGGKIAYVRLFGIIGVLVLLIACINFMNLSTARSEKRAQEVGIRKAIGSLRTQLILQFFSESVMIALLAFLLSIGLVFIGLPYLRDLGFEHITLDVSSRFLWVIGFGICLITGLIAGSYPALYLSSFQPVKILKGTFTQGRGPVVFRKVLVVFQFVISVGLIIGTLVVFHQINYAKSRSIGYNLDNLISIQGSEDIAQNFEALKQALLNTGYVEAVARTSSPMTEVYNKWSDFSWEGKDPNSRIALEALMTGWDYENAAGLTFTQGRPFSPEFSTDSNAVILNETALDIIGYDDPIGRTMTSGGREMTIVGIVEDVLMLNPFETVAPGVIMFVPDIANNVLIRIKSGVNVKEALIAIQPAFETYNPAFPFEYSFVDEEFNKKFAMESQVGKLAGVFALLTIFISALGLFGLASYVAEQRTKEIGIRKVLGASVVSLWGMLSKDFVRLVLISCFIAIPLAYYAMQHWLQQYDYRIELSWWVFTAAGLGALLLTLATVSYQTIKAALANPVKSLRSE; from the coding sequence GTGAATCCTGATCCTGACAATTTACCTCCCCAACTCACCCAACGTTTCCTTCGCTGGTTTCTCCGGGAGGAACTAGCTGAGGAGGTGGAGGGGGATTTAGAGGAAAAATTCTACCAAACGTTGGAGGAACACTCGTTAGCCAGAGCCAGGCGGAATTACTGGTACCAAGTCTTTCATTATCTGCGTCCGTTCGCAATAAAGAATTTAACATCATTACACCACCCAACTCAGTATGCTATGTTTAATCATTTCGTGAAAATTTCCTGGAGAAACCTGCTGAAAAATAGAGGATACTCGCTGATCAACATCGGTGGACTGGGAGTAGGAATGGCCGTGGCCTTGCTCATTGGCTTGTGGATACACTACGAAACAAATATTGATTCTTTTCATGAAAACCTAGACCGTATCGGAATTATCAGAAAACATACCCTTTTCAACGATACAAAAGATACGCAATTGTTCGTGCCATTGCCCCTATATGAAGTCTTGGGCAGTGATTATCCTGAAATTAAGCATATCACCCGCTTTAAGGGTGGTTCCGTAAGCCTGATGGCGGAAGAGCGGAAAGTGCGACAAACCGGTCAATACGTAGACCCAGACTTCCTGGACATGTTCTCCTTTCCACTGATACAGGGTAATCGTGCAACCGCTCTGAATGATCCTAAATCTATTATACTGACTGAATCGTTGGCAAAAACTCTCTTTGGCAATGATGATCCAATGGGTAAGATCGTGAGAATCAACAACGAATATGATGCTCAGGTAACCGGAGTAATCAGCGATATACCGGAAAACTCCTTTTTCAGCTACATCACATTTTTAGCCCCGTTTGAATACAACCTAGCCAATAGCTATCTACAAAGGTACCGGGACGATTGGGGCAGTAATGTAATCTGGACATTTTTGGAAATGAACGAAGGCGTATCAATGGACGTGTTCTCGGATAAGATCAGCCTCATCAACCGGGAAAACGACCCTAAGTCGCCGGAACAAAAGCTAAGTATTCAACCCTTTGGTGAATTTCATTTGTACGGTGAATACGAAAACTGGGAGAATGCGGGCGGTAAAATAGCCTATGTGCGCCTGTTTGGCATTATTGGAGTATTGGTACTACTAATCGCTTGTATCAATTTCATGAACCTTTCTACCGCTCGGTCTGAAAAACGGGCGCAGGAAGTGGGTATTCGCAAAGCGATTGGTTCACTCAGAACGCAGCTCATTCTACAGTTTTTCAGTGAATCAGTGATGATTGCCCTGCTGGCCTTTCTGCTATCGATAGGATTGGTGTTCATAGGGCTTCCTTATTTAAGAGATCTTGGCTTTGAACATATCACCTTGGATGTAAGTAGTCGCTTCCTTTGGGTGATTGGATTTGGTATTTGTCTCATCACTGGGCTGATCGCTGGGAGTTATCCAGCCTTGTATCTTTCCTCATTCCAACCCGTCAAGATTCTCAAAGGCACCTTCACGCAGGGCCGGGGGCCAGTGGTATTTCGGAAAGTGTTAGTGGTATTCCAATTTGTCATTTCCGTAGGGTTAATCATTGGTACACTCGTAGTTTTTCACCAGATCAATTACGCAAAAAGCCGCTCTATCGGCTATAATCTGGATAATCTGATCTCTATTCAAGGAAGCGAAGATATTGCCCAAAACTTTGAGGCCTTGAAACAAGCGTTACTAAATACCGGGTACGTGGAGGCGGTAGCCCGAACGTCTAGTCCCATGACCGAAGTGTACAATAAGTGGAGTGACTTTTCCTGGGAAGGCAAAGATCCCAACTCCCGTATTGCTTTGGAAGCCCTGATGACTGGATGGGATTACGAAAATGCGGCGGGACTCACCTTTACGCAGGGCAGGCCTTTTTCACCAGAATTTTCTACTGATTCTAATGCGGTGATTCTCAACGAAACGGCCTTAGATATCATCGGCTACGATGATCCGATTGGCAGAACCATGACCTCAGGTGGCCGGGAGATGACAATTGTGGGAATAGTGGAGGATGTATTAATGCTGAACCCCTTTGAGACGGTAGCGCCGGGAGTCATTATGTTCGTTCCCGACATTGCCAATAATGTGTTGATTAGGATAAAATCGGGGGTGAATGTAAAAGAGGCACTAATAGCTATTCAGCCCGCCTTTGAGACATATAATCCGGCTTTTCCCTTTGAGTATAGTTTTGTGGATGAGGAATTCAATAAAAAATTTGCGATGGAAAGTCAGGTAGGAAAACTGGCTGGTGTCTTTGCCTTACTGACCATATTCATTAGTGCGCTGGGATTATTCGGGTTGGCTTCCTACGTAGCAGAACAGCGTACCAAAGAAATCGGCATCCGAAAAGTACTGGGAGCTTCGGTAGTATCACTGTGGGGAATGCTATCCAAGGATTTTGTGAGATTAGTACTCATTTCCTGTTTTATTGCCATTCCGCTGGCCTACTATGCGATGCAGCATTGGCTTCAGCAATACGACTATCGAATTGAGCTAAGCTGGTGGGTTTTTACTGCGGCAGGCTTAGGAGCTTTGTTACTCACACTAGCCACCGTCAGCTATCAGACGATAAAAGCCGCTTTAGCCAATCCAGTAAAAAGCCTACGAAGTGAGTGA